From the genome of Primulina eburnea isolate SZY01 chromosome 12, ASM2296580v1, whole genome shotgun sequence, one region includes:
- the LOC140806939 gene encoding LOW QUALITY PROTEIN: glucose-6-phosphate isomerase, cytosolic (The sequence of the model RefSeq protein was modified relative to this genomic sequence to represent the inferred CDS: substituted 1 base at 1 genomic stop codon), with amino-acid sequence MALSTLICGTDPWKDLKAHVHDIEKTHLRELMNDVERCQSMMTVFDGILLDYSRQCATLDTLKKLYNLAEAAHLKEKINRMFNGDLINSTENRSVLHIALRAPRDAVINSDGKNVVPDVWKVLDKIKGFSEAIRSGAWVGATGKVLKDVIAIGIGGSFLGPLFVHTALQTDPEAGEFARGRQLRFLANVDPIDVARNIAGLNPETTLVVVVSKTFTTAETMLNARTLREWITTALGPQAVAKHMIAVSTNLTLVEKFGIDPNNAFAFWDWVGGRYSVCSAVGVLPLSLQYGFSVAXRFLKGAWSIDQHFRSAPFEKNLPVLLGLLSVWNVSFLGYPARAILPYSQALEKFAPHIQQVSMESNGKGVSIDGVPLPYEAGEIDFGEPGTNGQHSFYQLIHQGRVVPCDFIGVVKSQQPVYLKGETVSNHDELMSNFFAQPDALAYGKTPEQLLNENVPRHLITHKTFSGNRPSLSLLLPSLNAYNIGQLLGIYEHRIAVEGFVWGINSFDQWGVELGKSLATQVRKQFHASRKKGEPIEGFNFSTTTLLTRYLEASSDAPKEDCTALPKSYL; translated from the exons ATGGCTTTGTCTACTTTAATATGCGGAACTGATCCGTGGAAGGATTTGAAG GCCCATGTTCACGACATTGAGAAGACTCATTTGCGGGAATTGATGAACGATGTTGAGAGATGCCAGTCCATGATGACAGT TTTTGATGGGATTTTGTTGGATTACTCGAGGCAATGCGCCACTCTTGACACCCTGAAGAAGCTCTACAACTTAGCTGAG GCAGCACATTTGAAAGAAAAGATCAACCGGATGTTCAATGGAGATCTT ATAAACAGCACTGAGAATAGATCTGTTCTTCACATAGCACTCCGTGCTCCCCGAGATGCAGTCATAAATAGTGATGGTAAAAACGTTGTCCCAGATGTTTGGAAAGTCCTTGATAAGATCAAGGGCTTCTCTGAGGCAATTCGTAGTGGTGCCTGG GTTGGAGCGACAGGGAAAGTATTGAAAGATGTCATAGCAATTGGGATTGGAGGCAGTTTCCTTGGACCACTGTTTGTGCATACTGCACTTCAAACAG ATCCTGAAGCTGGTGAATTCGCAAGAGGCCGCCAGCTGCGCTT CCTCGCAAATGTTGATCCAATTGACGTTGCACGAAATATAGCAGGCTTGAACCCTGAAACAACTTTAG TTGTTGTGGTCTCAAAGACTTTCACCACGGCTGAGACCATGTTGAATGCTCGAACTCTGAGAGAGTGGATCACAACTGCATTGGG GCCACAAGCAGTGGCAAAGCATATGATTGCTGTCAGTACCAACCTAACG CTTGTTGAAAAATTTGGCATCGACCCAAATAATGCTTTTGCATTCTGGGATTGGGTGGGAGGACGTTATAGTG TTTGCAGCGCTGTTGGAGTGTTGCCTCTTTCTCTGCAATATGGTTTTTCAG TTGCTTGAAGGTTTCTGAAGGGAGCTTGGAGCATTGACCAACATTTCCGTTCAGCTCCCTTCGAGAAAAACTTACCT GTTCTGTTAGGCTTATTGAGCGTTTGGAATGTTTCATTCCTTGGATATCCTGCAAGA GCAATTTTGCCCTATTCTCAAGCACTGGAAAAATTTGCACCACATATCCAGCAG GTTAGTATGGAGAGTAATGGGAAAGGGGTGTCAATTGATGGTGTGCCCCTTCCATATGAAGCAggtgaaattgattttggtgaACCAGGAACAAATGGACAACATAGCTTTTACCAACTAATTCACCAG GGTCGCGTTGTtccatgtgattttattggtgTGGTTAAGAGTCAACAACCTGTTTACCTGAAAG GTGAAACAGTTAGTAACCATGATGAGCTCATGTCAAACTTCTTTGCCCAACCAGATGCACTCGCATATGGAAAG ACCCCAGAACAGCTGTTAAATGAGAATGTTCCTCGCCATCTCATAACTCACAAG ACTTTCTCTGGGAATCGCCCTTCTCTCAGCCTTCTACTTCCTTCACTGAATGCTTACAACATTGgacag CTATTGGGGATTTATGAACACAGAATTGCTGTTGAAGGATTTGTGTGGGGCATCAATTCTTTTGACCAGTGGGGAGTGGAACTGGGAAAA TCACTGGCTACTCAAGTTAGAAAGCAGTTCCATGCATCTCGAAAGAAAGGTGAACCGATCGAAGGCTTTAATTTCAGTACTACAACTTTGCTTACGAGATATCTAGAG GCAAGTTCGGATGCTCCAAAGGAGGATTGCACAGCTCTTCCAAAGAGTTATCTATGA
- the LOC140807439 gene encoding uncharacterized protein At1g01500-like produces MGNCYYEPNSNGKMSDTVLHTPTHPLHIRVFYVRISKFIADGTTPECLTLNLIPLSQDTILKVNGAACSIEWEGSSCILRRDRVDKKSEEVTFVSTDSITLTDRVKFEVLDKDNLLITGVLDLWSSDGSNKWSMNCESVISSGDALLTERQCKDSGYTTPALEVYVAGCFSGSPMILTKTLQLNRKRHGKFGVLNTIPQISDCRNYEPVSEEDFYNLCWSPMENKEAEDWEISWFNAGVRVGVGLGLSICLGVGVSIGLFVRTYQTTTRTLKRGFF; encoded by the exons ATGGGAAATTGTTACTATGAACCGAATAGCAATGGTAAAATGAGTGACACAGTCCTACATACTCCCACTCATCCTTTGCACATAAGAGTGTTTTACGTCAGAATCAGCAAGTTTATTGCTGATGGCACGACCCCAGAATGTCTCACACTCAACCTGATCCCTCTAAGTCAAGACACAATTCTTAAGGTAAATGGAGCAGCTTGTTCCATAGAATGGGAGGGAAGCTCTTGCATTCTTCGACGGGATCGAGTGGACAAGAAATCTGAGGAGGTCACGTTTGTGAGCACAGACAGTATTACGTTAACTGATAGAGTGAAATTTGAAGTACTCGATAAAGATAACCTTTTGATCACGGGTGTTTTGGATTTATGGAGTTCAGATGGCTCCAATAAATGGAGCATGAATTGTGAATCGGTAATCAGCTCCGGCGACGCATTATTGACGGAGAGGCAGTGTAAGGATTCCGGATACACTACACCTGCACTTGAAGTTTATGTGGCTGGTTGTTTTTCGGGATCTCCCATGATATTGACCAAAACCTTGCAACTTAACCGCAAAAGACATGGGAAATTTGGTGTGTTGAATACCATTCCGCAG ATTTCGGATTGCAGAAATTACGAACCAGTTAGTGAAGAAGACTTTTACAACCTGTGCTGGAGTCCAATGGAAAATAAAGAGGCCGAAGATTGGGAGATTTCTTGGTTCAACGCTGGGGTTCGTGTGGGAGTCGGATTAGGCCTCAGCATTTGCCTTGGTGTTGGAGTCAGTATCGGGTTGTTTGTTCGGACCTATCAAACCACCACCCGAACCCTTAAAAGAGGATTTTTTTAG